A DNA window from Drosophila virilis strain 15010-1051.87 chromosome 4, Dvir_AGI_RSII-ME, whole genome shotgun sequence contains the following coding sequences:
- the LOC6627412 gene encoding uncharacterized protein isoform X1 yields the protein MGICLDTDASAAQDTGEPGNDWNHTRNQNGPNAGPGSVMALNGNGRLGSGNIAAIDMQNAGKIKFDPPKVPVIFVLGGPGSGKVTHCDTFMQERRGVTHINMMDLLQQYAMGNDMQDFSQLSSKTVTEVLMLEMKMAPAAKAYLISGYPRSMRDVVEYSEKIQVVNGVILISWRQSVLQKQIDYGAKLGHVVLSLAKMELENFFKNVMPVADYFDQSDMLLAVNGERAPTEVYKDFRTAVLDILSTLENQEAILNGVTGMGRGIHDIPGSIVSVDTAPSQAQAPHITDQVVAPVPGERNVTNAVISHIAANTVTAAATLRTGGTSADDDSGVVVTQQPKLSHAGNSMDASFEPEPTIPPIIWVIGGPGSNKATLCLKAVGLNPGWSHISVGRLLRNITDTAPRANTESYAVKEALAAGEMAPEKSLNQLLDNNIRQLQDKSGIIIDGYPRNLQQVKYFENKYKQRPPTILLDCSKLQLGRGRIDDTVSSFRRRLELFREQTLPMLKTMDSSNRLQIVDGDTDSPSVQREFERLIRNHIQQLTNKLEGEDASETLGNHVMRNEQTDAILHDLETNVPGAVPTISHHVSMMNGHLKSRGSALVSAKRPTQMMNGHVAGRPGTGPVAPLAQPVDFRHMLEEAERYPVDSYM from the exons ATGGGTATTTGTTTAGACACAG ATGCCAGCGCGGCACAAGATACCGGCGAACCAGGCAACGATTGGAATCATACACGGAATCAAAATGGCCCAAATGCCGGACCTGGCAGCGTTATGGCACTGAACGGCAATGGGCGGCTCGGTTCGGGCAACATCGCTGCTATCGATATGCAAAATGCTGGAAAGATCAAATTCGATCCGCCCAAGGTGCCAGTGATATTTGTTTTAGGCGGCCCAGGTAGTGGCAAGGTCACCCATTGCGATACATTCATGCAGGAGCGACGCGGTGTTACGCACATCAATATGATGGATCTGCTGCAGCAATATGCAATGGGAAATg ATATGCAAGACTTTTCGCAACTATCGTCGAAAACAGTCACCGAGGTGTTGATGTTGGAAATGAAAATGGCTCCAGCTGCCAAAGCATACCTAATATCTGGATATCCACGTTCCATGCGCGACGTTGTCGAGTATTCCGAGAAG atACAAGTCGTAAATGGCGTTATCCTAATATCCTGGCGCCAGTCGGTGCTACAGAAACAAATCGATTATGGCGCTAAATTAGGTCATGTTGTACTCTCCTTAGCCAAAATGGAATTggaaaatttctttaaaaatgtgATGCCAGTCGCTGATTATTTTGATCAAAGCGATATGCTGTTGGCC GTAAATGGCGAGCGTGCGCCTACAGAGGTGTATAAAGACTTTCGCACCGCTGTGCTTGACATACTGAGCACGCTCGAGAATCAAGAGGCCATACTGAATGGAGTTACAGGTATGGGCAGAGGGATACATGATATACCCGGCAGTATAGTTAGCGTAGACACCGCACCTAGTCAAGCCCAAGCGCCTCACATTACAGACCAAGTCGTCGCACCTGTGCCAGGTGAGCGCAATGTCACAAACGCTGTGATATCTCACATAGCCGCCAATACGGTCACAGCTGCAGCGACTCTCAGAACAGGCGGCACCAGTGCTGATGACGACAGCGGCGTAGTTGTCACCCAGCAGCCGAAGCTCAGTCATGCCGGCAACAGCATGGATGCCAGCTTTGAACCGGAGCCAACCATACCGCCCATTATTTGGGTAATTGGTGGTCCGGGCAGTAACAAGGCCACACTGTGCTTAAAGGCGGTTGGCCTTAATCCGGGCTGGTCACACATCAG CGTGGGTCGTCTACTGCGCAACATTACGGACACTGCGCCACGTGCCAACACCGAGAGCTATGCCGTCAAAGAGGCTCTTGCTGCTGGCGAAATGGCCCCGGAGAAGTCGCTGAATCAGCTGCTGGATAACAACATACGTCAACTGCAGGATAAATCGGGCATTATCATTGATGGATATCCACGCAATCTGCAGCAGGTCAAATACTTTGAAAATAAG TACAAACAACGTCCACCCACCATACTATTGGACTGCTCAAAATTACAGCTGGGTCGGGGACGTATAGACGATACGGTCTCCTCGTTTCGACGTCGTCTGGAGCTATTCCGTGAGCAGACCTTGCCCATGCTGAAGACAATGGACAGCAGCAATCGGTTACAGATT GTCGATGGCGACACGGACAGTCCCTCCGTACAGCGCGAATTCGAGCGGCTTATACGGAATCACATTCAACAGCTGACCAATAAACTTGAAGGCGAGGATGCCTCCGAGACGCTGGGCAATCACGTGATGCGCAACGAACAAACGGATGCCATACTGCACGATCTGGAGACGAATGTGCCGGGCGCGGTGCCCACGATCAGTCATCATGTTAGCATGATGAATGGCCATCTGAAGAGTCGGGGCAGTGCTCTGGTTAGCGCTAAGAGACCCACACAAATGATGAACGGACATGTGGCTGGACGACCTGGCACTGGGCCGGTAGCGCCGCTTGCtcaacccgtcgattttcgcCATATGCTCGAGGAGGCCGAACGCTATCCGGTAGATTCATATATGTAG
- the LOC6627412 gene encoding uncharacterized protein isoform X2, translating into MGICLDTDASAAQDTGEPGNDWNHTRNQNGPNAGPGSVMALNGNGRLGSGNIAAIDMQNAGKIKFDPPKVPVIFVLGGPGSGKVTHCDTFMQERRGVTHINMMDLLQQYAMGNDMQDFSQLSSKTVTEVLMLEMKMAPAAKAYLISGYPRSMRDVVEYSEKIQVVNGVILISWRQSVLQKQIDYGAKLGHVVLSLAKMELENFFKNVMPVADYFDQSDMLLAVNGERAPTEVYKDFRTAVLDILSTLENQEAILNGVTGMGRGIHDIPGSIVSVDTAPSQAQAPHITDQVVAPVPAAATLRTGGTSADDDSGVVVTQQPKLSHAGNSMDASFEPEPTIPPIIWVIGGPGSNKATLCLKAVGLNPGWSHISVGRLLRNITDTAPRANTESYAVKEALAAGEMAPEKSLNQLLDNNIRQLQDKSGIIIDGYPRNLQQVKYFENKYKQRPPTILLDCSKLQLGRGRIDDTVSSFRRRLELFREQTLPMLKTMDSSNRLQIVDGDTDSPSVQREFERLIRNHIQQLTNKLEGEDASETLGNHVMRNEQTDAILHDLETNVPGAVPTISHHVSMMNGHLKSRGSALVSAKRPTQMMNGHVAGRPGTGPVAPLAQPVDFRHMLEEAERYPVDSYM; encoded by the exons ATGGGTATTTGTTTAGACACAG ATGCCAGCGCGGCACAAGATACCGGCGAACCAGGCAACGATTGGAATCATACACGGAATCAAAATGGCCCAAATGCCGGACCTGGCAGCGTTATGGCACTGAACGGCAATGGGCGGCTCGGTTCGGGCAACATCGCTGCTATCGATATGCAAAATGCTGGAAAGATCAAATTCGATCCGCCCAAGGTGCCAGTGATATTTGTTTTAGGCGGCCCAGGTAGTGGCAAGGTCACCCATTGCGATACATTCATGCAGGAGCGACGCGGTGTTACGCACATCAATATGATGGATCTGCTGCAGCAATATGCAATGGGAAATg ATATGCAAGACTTTTCGCAACTATCGTCGAAAACAGTCACCGAGGTGTTGATGTTGGAAATGAAAATGGCTCCAGCTGCCAAAGCATACCTAATATCTGGATATCCACGTTCCATGCGCGACGTTGTCGAGTATTCCGAGAAG atACAAGTCGTAAATGGCGTTATCCTAATATCCTGGCGCCAGTCGGTGCTACAGAAACAAATCGATTATGGCGCTAAATTAGGTCATGTTGTACTCTCCTTAGCCAAAATGGAATTggaaaatttctttaaaaatgtgATGCCAGTCGCTGATTATTTTGATCAAAGCGATATGCTGTTGGCC GTAAATGGCGAGCGTGCGCCTACAGAGGTGTATAAAGACTTTCGCACCGCTGTGCTTGACATACTGAGCACGCTCGAGAATCAAGAGGCCATACTGAATGGAGTTACAGGTATGGGCAGAGGGATACATGATATACCCGGCAGTATAGTTAGCGTAGACACCGCACCTAGTCAAGCCCAAGCGCCTCACATTACAGACCAAGTCGTCGCACCTGTGCCAG CTGCAGCGACTCTCAGAACAGGCGGCACCAGTGCTGATGACGACAGCGGCGTAGTTGTCACCCAGCAGCCGAAGCTCAGTCATGCCGGCAACAGCATGGATGCCAGCTTTGAACCGGAGCCAACCATACCGCCCATTATTTGGGTAATTGGTGGTCCGGGCAGTAACAAGGCCACACTGTGCTTAAAGGCGGTTGGCCTTAATCCGGGCTGGTCACACATCAG CGTGGGTCGTCTACTGCGCAACATTACGGACACTGCGCCACGTGCCAACACCGAGAGCTATGCCGTCAAAGAGGCTCTTGCTGCTGGCGAAATGGCCCCGGAGAAGTCGCTGAATCAGCTGCTGGATAACAACATACGTCAACTGCAGGATAAATCGGGCATTATCATTGATGGATATCCACGCAATCTGCAGCAGGTCAAATACTTTGAAAATAAG TACAAACAACGTCCACCCACCATACTATTGGACTGCTCAAAATTACAGCTGGGTCGGGGACGTATAGACGATACGGTCTCCTCGTTTCGACGTCGTCTGGAGCTATTCCGTGAGCAGACCTTGCCCATGCTGAAGACAATGGACAGCAGCAATCGGTTACAGATT GTCGATGGCGACACGGACAGTCCCTCCGTACAGCGCGAATTCGAGCGGCTTATACGGAATCACATTCAACAGCTGACCAATAAACTTGAAGGCGAGGATGCCTCCGAGACGCTGGGCAATCACGTGATGCGCAACGAACAAACGGATGCCATACTGCACGATCTGGAGACGAATGTGCCGGGCGCGGTGCCCACGATCAGTCATCATGTTAGCATGATGAATGGCCATCTGAAGAGTCGGGGCAGTGCTCTGGTTAGCGCTAAGAGACCCACACAAATGATGAACGGACATGTGGCTGGACGACCTGGCACTGGGCCGGTAGCGCCGCTTGCtcaacccgtcgattttcgcCATATGCTCGAGGAGGCCGAACGCTATCCGGTAGATTCATATATGTAG
- the LOC6627412 gene encoding uncharacterized protein isoform X3: MGICLDTDASAAQDTGEPGNDWNHTRNQNGPNAGPGSVMALNGNGRLGSGNIAAIDMQNAGKIKFDPPKVPVIFVLGGPGSGKVTHCDTFMQERRGVTHINMMDLLQQYAMGNDMQDFSQLSSKTVTEVLMLEMKMAPAAKAYLISGYPRSMRDVVEYSEKIQVVNGVILISWRQSVLQKQIDYGAKLGHVVLSLAKMELENFFKNVMPVADYFDQSDMLLAVNGERAPTEVYKDFRTAVLDILSTLENQEAILNGVTDQVVAPVPGERNVTNAVISHIAANTVTAAATLRTGGTSADDDSGVVVTQQPKLSHAGNSMDASFEPEPTIPPIIWVIGGPGSNKATLCLKAVGLNPGWSHISVGRLLRNITDTAPRANTESYAVKEALAAGEMAPEKSLNQLLDNNIRQLQDKSGIIIDGYPRNLQQVKYFENKYKQRPPTILLDCSKLQLGRGRIDDTVSSFRRRLELFREQTLPMLKTMDSSNRLQIVDGDTDSPSVQREFERLIRNHIQQLTNKLEGEDASETLGNHVMRNEQTDAILHDLETNVPGAVPTISHHVSMMNGHLKSRGSALVSAKRPTQMMNGHVAGRPGTGPVAPLAQPVDFRHMLEEAERYPVDSYM; this comes from the exons ATGGGTATTTGTTTAGACACAG ATGCCAGCGCGGCACAAGATACCGGCGAACCAGGCAACGATTGGAATCATACACGGAATCAAAATGGCCCAAATGCCGGACCTGGCAGCGTTATGGCACTGAACGGCAATGGGCGGCTCGGTTCGGGCAACATCGCTGCTATCGATATGCAAAATGCTGGAAAGATCAAATTCGATCCGCCCAAGGTGCCAGTGATATTTGTTTTAGGCGGCCCAGGTAGTGGCAAGGTCACCCATTGCGATACATTCATGCAGGAGCGACGCGGTGTTACGCACATCAATATGATGGATCTGCTGCAGCAATATGCAATGGGAAATg ATATGCAAGACTTTTCGCAACTATCGTCGAAAACAGTCACCGAGGTGTTGATGTTGGAAATGAAAATGGCTCCAGCTGCCAAAGCATACCTAATATCTGGATATCCACGTTCCATGCGCGACGTTGTCGAGTATTCCGAGAAG atACAAGTCGTAAATGGCGTTATCCTAATATCCTGGCGCCAGTCGGTGCTACAGAAACAAATCGATTATGGCGCTAAATTAGGTCATGTTGTACTCTCCTTAGCCAAAATGGAATTggaaaatttctttaaaaatgtgATGCCAGTCGCTGATTATTTTGATCAAAGCGATATGCTGTTGGCC GTAAATGGCGAGCGTGCGCCTACAGAGGTGTATAAAGACTTTCGCACCGCTGTGCTTGACATACTGAGCACGCTCGAGAATCAAGAGGCCATACTGAATGGAGTTACAG ACCAAGTCGTCGCACCTGTGCCAGGTGAGCGCAATGTCACAAACGCTGTGATATCTCACATAGCCGCCAATACGGTCACAGCTGCAGCGACTCTCAGAACAGGCGGCACCAGTGCTGATGACGACAGCGGCGTAGTTGTCACCCAGCAGCCGAAGCTCAGTCATGCCGGCAACAGCATGGATGCCAGCTTTGAACCGGAGCCAACCATACCGCCCATTATTTGGGTAATTGGTGGTCCGGGCAGTAACAAGGCCACACTGTGCTTAAAGGCGGTTGGCCTTAATCCGGGCTGGTCACACATCAG CGTGGGTCGTCTACTGCGCAACATTACGGACACTGCGCCACGTGCCAACACCGAGAGCTATGCCGTCAAAGAGGCTCTTGCTGCTGGCGAAATGGCCCCGGAGAAGTCGCTGAATCAGCTGCTGGATAACAACATACGTCAACTGCAGGATAAATCGGGCATTATCATTGATGGATATCCACGCAATCTGCAGCAGGTCAAATACTTTGAAAATAAG TACAAACAACGTCCACCCACCATACTATTGGACTGCTCAAAATTACAGCTGGGTCGGGGACGTATAGACGATACGGTCTCCTCGTTTCGACGTCGTCTGGAGCTATTCCGTGAGCAGACCTTGCCCATGCTGAAGACAATGGACAGCAGCAATCGGTTACAGATT GTCGATGGCGACACGGACAGTCCCTCCGTACAGCGCGAATTCGAGCGGCTTATACGGAATCACATTCAACAGCTGACCAATAAACTTGAAGGCGAGGATGCCTCCGAGACGCTGGGCAATCACGTGATGCGCAACGAACAAACGGATGCCATACTGCACGATCTGGAGACGAATGTGCCGGGCGCGGTGCCCACGATCAGTCATCATGTTAGCATGATGAATGGCCATCTGAAGAGTCGGGGCAGTGCTCTGGTTAGCGCTAAGAGACCCACACAAATGATGAACGGACATGTGGCTGGACGACCTGGCACTGGGCCGGTAGCGCCGCTTGCtcaacccgtcgattttcgcCATATGCTCGAGGAGGCCGAACGCTATCCGGTAGATTCATATATGTAG